CCCTTTGCACGAAATGCACCTTCCTTTTCTTGTAGTTCTCCCCTTGGCGGTTGTTTTGACATCCTTGGTATCTTACCTGTTGGGTATCCCCTCACTATCGCTCATCGGCGATTACCTGGGGTTGGTAACTTTGGCCTTTGCTGAGATCCTGAGAATACTGGTGAATAATCTTGAGTTTACCAATGCATCCTATGGGATCATAAACATCGATCCGATTAGCCTGCCTTTCTTCACCTTCCAAACCGTGCAGGATTACTACTACCTCATCTTGCCCATCTGCGCGATAACGTATCTGGTCATAAAACGTTTGGAACAATCCAGGATTGGCCGGGCGTGGTTGGCGATCCGTAACGATGAAGAGGCTGCAAGGACATCTGGGTTGGATACCCGGCGCTTGAAGCTGTTGGCATGTGCTATCGGTGTGGCTCCAGTGGGGCTGGCAGGGGTGATCTTCGCAGGTATGCAAACCTTCGTTAGCCCCGAAAGTTTCACCTCGAGAGAGACCTGGTTGATCATTGCGATGGCCATTGTGGGTGGTCTTGGCAATGCCGATGGGGCGGTTTTAGGCGCGCTTCTGCTCACCATATTGCCAGAGCCCTTAAGAGGGACGCCCATAGAAAGCGCGAGGGCTCTCATTTACGGGCTGCTCTTGATATTCTTCTCACTTTTCCGCCCCCAAGGGATATTGCCAAGACGTCATCGGGCTGGCGAGAGCGAAGCAGTGCGGACAACCTGATATTAAGACATCGAGATCGCGAGGAAGCGTATTCATATCTCAGAACGGAGGTTGTGTCATGGCTTTAGCCGTTGACGATTTGAGTACAAGCAAACGCCC
This portion of the Chloroflexota bacterium genome encodes:
- a CDS encoding branched-chain amino acid ABC transporter permease produces the protein MRIVDIAGLYVMMALGYNLMFGYTGLFNLGFAGYFAIGAYCYAILASPLHEMHLPFLVVLPLAVVLTSLVSYLLGIPSLSLIGDYLGLVTLAFAEILRILVNNLEFTNASYGIINIDPISLPFFTFQTVQDYYYLILPICAITYLVIKRLEQSRIGRAWLAIRNDEEAARTSGLDTRRLKLLACAIGVAPVGLAGVIFAGMQTFVSPESFTSRETWLIIAMAIVGGLGNADGAVLGALLLTILPEPLRGTPIESARALIYGLLLIFFSLFRPQGILPRRHRAGESEAVRTT